In Dasypus novemcinctus isolate mDasNov1 chromosome 10, mDasNov1.1.hap2, whole genome shotgun sequence, one DNA window encodes the following:
- the LOC101419928 gene encoding olfactory receptor 4A47-like, translated as MEQRNNVTYFILLGLTQNPKEQKVLSVMFLIFYILTMVGNLLIVMTVTVSKCLGSPMYFFLASLSFMDVIYASSLSPKMISDLFIGQNTISFHGCMIQLFTGHFFGGSEVFLLLAMAYDRYVAICKPLHYLIIMRQWMCIVLLIVSWIGGFLHSVIQIISLHGLPFCGPNIIDHFICDMYPLLKLVCTDTYVVGLLVVANGGLICSIVFLLLLISYGVILHSLKNLSVEGKRKALSSCGSHITVVVFFFVPCIFMYARPARNFPIDKSLSVFYTVITPMLNPLIYTLRNSEMKSAMKKLWKGKDR; from the coding sequence atggaacaaaggAACAATGTGACATACTTTATACTTCTGGGCCTCACACAGAATCCAAAGGAACAGAAAGTACTCTCTGTTATGTTCTTGATCTTCTACATTTTGACCATGGTGGGCAACTTGCTCATTGTTATGACTGTCACTGTCAGTAAGTGCCTGGGCTCGCCTATGTACTTCTTTCTTGCTAGTTTATCTTTTATGGATGTCATTTATGCCTCATCCCTTTCCCCCAAAATGATTTCGGACTTGTTCATTGGACAAAATACCATATCCTTCCATGGTTGTATGATTCAGCTTTTTACAGGGCACTTCTTTGGCGGATCAGAGGTCTTTCTTCTGTTGGCCATGGcatatgaccgctatgtggccatttgTAAGCCCTTGCATTATTTGATTATCATGAGGCAATGGATGTGTATTGTGCTACTAATAGTGTCCTGGATTGGGGGTTTTCTGCACTCAGTAATTCAAATTATCTCTCTTCATGGCCTTCCCTTCTGTGGTCCCAATATCATTGATCATTTTATCTGCGACATGTACCCTTTATTGAAACTTGTCTGTACTGACACCTATGTTGTTGGACTCTTAGTGGTGGCTAATGGAGGGTTGATCTGCAGTATTGTGTTTCTGCTCTTACTGATCTCCTATGGTGTCATTTTGCACTCCTTAAAGAACCTTAGtgtggaaggaaagaggaaagcccTCTCCTCCTGTGGTTCACATATCACGGTAgttgtcttcttctttgttccctgtatttttatgtatgcaAGACCTGCTAGAAACTTCCCTATTGATAAATCATTGAGTGTGTTTTACACAGTTATAACTCCCATGCTAAACCCTTTAATATATACTCTGAGAAATTCAGAGATGAAAAGTGCTATGAAGAAGCTctggaaaggaaaagacagatga